One window from the genome of Alkalihalobacillus sp. LMS6 encodes:
- a CDS encoding DUF2716 domain-containing protein: protein MNVRLLHREEAELVWRTIGKRYGYPDSGRRFKLPKPYIRFDISTKFACETDELERTVLTAMKACTIAGETIYAMDWRHDCYEFDPRKPIERDEWNEWLVPLFPNGDYVIFLQKNFQWGYLGHPWNKEIAVFGESFIRHLNVITRI, encoded by the coding sequence ATGAACGTTCGTTTACTACATAGAGAAGAAGCTGAACTCGTTTGGCGCACCATAGGAAAACGGTACGGTTATCCTGATAGTGGGCGTAGATTTAAACTACCAAAACCGTATATACGTTTTGATATAAGCACTAAATTTGCTTGTGAAACAGATGAACTAGAACGAACAGTTTTAACGGCTATGAAAGCTTGTACCATAGCAGGTGAAACCATTTATGCGATGGACTGGCGGCATGACTGTTATGAATTTGACCCAAGAAAGCCAATTGAGCGTGATGAGTGGAATGAATGGCTCGTACCGTTATTTCCGAATGGTGATTATGTTATTTTTTTACAGAAAAACTTTCAGTGGGGCTATTTGGGCCATCCGTGGAATAAAGAAATTGCGGTTTTTGGTGAGTCTTTTATTCGGCATTTGAATGTAATCACGAGAATTTAG